Proteins co-encoded in one Pyxidicoccus xibeiensis genomic window:
- a CDS encoding response regulator, whose product MAEEKARVLVVDDDPDLLDLVQRSLSSYGFEVLTHTSALGVSNLVRSVEPDFVLIDVNFPALKGDKVVNLARQYASQKTKFILYSASDESKLRSLALASGADGYISKSVQGEELAKRLRAFRLKPSPPTPTPAPAT is encoded by the coding sequence ATGGCTGAAGAGAAAGCGCGCGTCCTGGTGGTGGACGACGACCCGGACCTGCTCGACCTCGTACAGCGCTCACTGAGCTCGTACGGGTTCGAGGTGCTCACGCACACCTCCGCGCTGGGCGTCTCCAACCTCGTCCGCTCCGTGGAGCCGGACTTCGTCCTCATCGACGTGAACTTCCCCGCCCTCAAGGGTGACAAGGTCGTCAACCTGGCGCGCCAGTACGCGTCCCAGAAGACCAAGTTCATCCTCTACTCCGCCTCGGACGAGTCGAAGCTGCGCTCGCTCGCGCTCGCCTCGGGCGCCGACGGCTACATCTCCAAGAGCGTCCAGGGTGAGGAGCTCGCCAAGCGGCTCCGCGCCTTCCGGCTGAAGCCCAGCCCTCCGACGCCCACTCCCGCTCCCGCCACCTGA
- a CDS encoding tryptophan 2,3-dioxygenase family protein, translating to MNTAPDYSHAEKLLAELSSPLFNPLLKKWVGRGELDYELYLKTPTLLSLQSPEAERIAHDELMFQLVHQAQELWLKLASRETVELVAELDGDVLWGASARLERLTRVLRTLGSELAVLETMTPEVYQVIRRSLGNGSGQESPGYNTFRHAAAGLEAALERLLERREQTLKSVYTPGGPEDLKRICEQLVDVDESFQDWLYAHFQLVRRTIGVDRTVKALDGLPTQVLVGRMTLPLFRQLWDVRVELTAAWRREGGMAPGTERSGCMVGERSVHEAQAAHERAGCMAGERSVHPAQAAGGGCPVVHAVLPPVEP from the coding sequence ATGAACACGGCCCCTGATTACAGTCACGCCGAAAAGCTACTTGCCGAACTCTCTTCTCCGCTCTTCAACCCCCTGCTGAAGAAGTGGGTGGGGCGCGGCGAGCTGGACTACGAGCTGTACCTCAAGACGCCCACGCTGCTGTCGCTGCAGTCGCCGGAGGCAGAGCGCATCGCGCACGACGAGCTGATGTTCCAGCTGGTGCACCAGGCGCAGGAGCTGTGGCTGAAGCTGGCCTCGCGCGAGACGGTGGAGCTGGTGGCGGAGCTGGACGGGGACGTGCTGTGGGGGGCGTCGGCCCGGCTGGAGCGGCTGACCCGGGTGCTGCGCACGCTGGGCTCGGAGCTGGCGGTGCTGGAGACGATGACGCCGGAAGTCTACCAGGTCATCCGGCGCAGCCTGGGCAACGGCAGCGGCCAGGAGTCCCCCGGCTACAACACCTTCCGGCACGCGGCGGCGGGGCTGGAGGCGGCGCTGGAGCGGCTGCTGGAGCGGCGCGAGCAGACGCTGAAGTCCGTCTACACGCCGGGCGGGCCGGAGGACCTCAAGCGCATCTGCGAGCAGCTGGTGGACGTGGACGAGTCCTTCCAGGACTGGCTGTACGCGCACTTCCAGCTGGTGCGCCGCACCATCGGCGTGGACCGGACGGTGAAGGCGCTGGACGGGCTGCCCACGCAGGTGCTCGTGGGGCGGATGACGCTGCCGCTGTTCCGCCAGCTCTGGGACGTGCGCGTGGAGCTGACGGCGGCGTGGCGGCGCGAGGGCGGCATGGCCCCCGGCACCGAGCGTTCCGGCTGCATGGTGGGAGAGCGGAGCGTCCACGAGGCCCAGGCCGCCCACGAGCGTGCCGGCTGCATGGCGGGCGAGCGGAGCGTCCACCCGGCCCAGGCCGCCGGCGGCGGCTGTCCGGTGGTGCATGCGGTCCTGCCTCCGGTGGAGCCCTGA